One window from the genome of Glycine soja cultivar W05 chromosome 12, ASM419377v2, whole genome shotgun sequence encodes:
- the LOC114378654 gene encoding protein LIGHT-DEPENDENT SHORT HYPOCOTYLS 10-like, with protein MSSSSSKDFGEGSSSPTDNYQQSPGTLSRYESQKRRDWNTFGQYLKNQRPPVPLSQCNCNHVLDFLRYLDQFGKTKVHLQGCMFYGQPEPPAPCTCPLRQAWGSLDALIGRLRAAYEENGGSPETNPFASGSIRVYLKEVRECQAKARGIPYKKKKKASNQSKGNDESSSTMHFS; from the coding sequence ATGTCTTCTTCAAGTAGCAAAGATTTTGGAGAAGGATCAAGCTCTCCAACAGATAATTACCAACAGAGTCCAGGGACACTTAGCCGCTATGAGTCTCAAAAGAGAAGGGATTGGAACACTTTTGGTCAGTACTTGAAGAATCAAAGGCCCCCAGTTCCACTCTCACAGTGCAATTGCAACCATGTGTTGGATTTTCTTAGGTATTTGGACCAGTTTGGGAAGACCAAGGTTCACCTTCAAGGGTGCATGTTCTATGGGCAGCCAGAACCTCCAGCACCTTGCACATGCCCCCTAAGACAAGCTTGGGGGAGCCTTGATGCTCTCATAGGGAGGCTTAGGGCTGCTTATGAGGAAAATGGTGGGTCCCCAGAGACTAACCCTTTTGCAAGTGGCTCCATCAGGGTGTATCTCAAAGAGGTTAGGGAGTGCCAAGCCAAGGCAAGAGGTATCCcttacaagaagaaaaagaaggccTCAAATCAAAGCAAGGGAAATGATGAATCATCCTCCACCATGCACTTCTCTTGA
- the LOC114378100 gene encoding trihelix transcription factor ASIL1-like — MDSIAGAPPHADVTPPPPRPSPFPGREDCWSEEATFTLIEAWGQRHLELNRGNLRQRHWQEVADAVNALHGHVSAKARRTDVQCKNRIDTLKKKYKIEKARVSDSGDSATTWPFFRRLDFLIGDNFPAKKPSPPPPSSAGVTRRSTPPAKSPLWPVIPVGPRSGTKKRPAQAKPASASPDSVADSYFRRNFSVFAAAAAAAAAEADSENSDGSKWSSGSEKGTMKKKRGRGDWEFGYREMAEALERFGEIYERVEEAKQRQMVELEKQRMQFAKDLETQRMKLFMETQVHLQKINRSKRSSASDNVS; from the exons ATGGACTCCATCGCCGGAGCTCCACCCCACGCCGACGTCACCCCTCCGCCGCCGCGGCCGTCGCCGTTCCCCGGCCGGGAAGACTGCTGGTCGGAGGAGGCCACGTTCACCCTCATCGAAGCGTGGGGACAGCGCCACCTCGAACTCAACCGCGGCAACCTCCGCCAGCGCCACTGGCAGGAGGTCGCCGACGCCGTCAACGCCCTCCACGGCCACGTCAGCGCCAAGGCCCGCCGCACCGACGTCCAGTGCAAGAACCGCATCGACACGCTCAAGAAGAAGTACAAGATCGAGAAGGCTAGGGTTTCCGATTCCGGCGACTCCGCCACCACCTGGCCCTTCTTCCGCCGCCTCGATTTCCTCATCGGCGACAATTTCCCCGCCAAAAAGCCCTCCCCTCCGCCGCCGTCCTCCGCCGGAGTAACCCGTCGGAGCACCCCCCCGGCCAAGTCCCCGCTGTGGCCCGTCATTCCCGTCGGCCCTCGATCCGGCACCAAGAAGCGGCCGGCGCAGGCGAAGCCGGCGTCGGCCTCGCCAGATAGTGTCGCCGACTCGTACTTCCGCCGGAATTTCTCGGTGttcgccgccgccgccgccgccgccgcggCGGAGGCCGACAGCGAGAATTCGGATGGGTCAAAATGGAGCAGTGGGAGTGAGAAAGGGacgatgaagaagaaaagaggaagaggagattGGGAATTTGGGTACAGAGAGATGGCAGAGGCGTTGGAGAGGTTTGGGGAGATTTATGAGAGAGTGGAAGAAGCGAAACAGAGGCAAATGGTGGAGTTGGAGAAACAGAGGATGCAGTTCGCCAAGGATTTGGAAACCCAGAGAATGAAACTCTTCATGGAAACGCAGGTTCACTTGCAGAAAATCAACCGCTCCAAACGTTCTTCTGCTTCTG ACAATGTTTCGTAG